The proteins below come from a single Biomphalaria glabrata chromosome 10, xgBioGlab47.1, whole genome shotgun sequence genomic window:
- the LOC106079696 gene encoding uncharacterized protein LOC106079696, with the protein MFLLQVFLIVLPVLALAQTQDQYQQMAHSLFLESDANKDGIIDRSEIDANFNGQDANNDGRISRHEFVTYTTSHTDDQLLINIANSLYDRYDVDGDHHLDKHDFDNFYTLLDGNANGVVTEEEFVRYWSIFLSDLANQHGRK; encoded by the exons atgtttttgctCCAAGTTTTTCTTATTGTCTTGCCTGTGTTGGCACTGGCTCAGACACAAGACCAATATCAACAGATGGCTCATTCCCTTTTCTTGGAGTCAGACGCCAATAAAGATGGTATCATTGATAGATCGGAGATCGACGCCAATTTCAAC GGACAAGACGCTAACAATGATGGCCGCATTTCAAGACACGAGTTTGTGACCTACACCACTAGCCACACCGATGACCAACTGCTGATCAACATCGCCAATTCTCTTTACGATCGCTATGACGTAGACGGTGACCACCACCTGGACAAACACGACTTCGACAACTTCTACACCCTGCTGGACGGCAACGCCAATGGAGTAGTGACCGAGGAGGAGTTTGTTCG ATACTGGTCCATCTTTCTGTCAGACCTTGCTAACCAACACGGACGCAAATAG